The following proteins are co-located in the Bordetella bronchialis genome:
- a CDS encoding NAD(P)/FAD-dependent oxidoreductase, giving the protein MAPHRVVIVGGGAGGLELATTLGRKHGRQHVTLIDSHMLHIWKPTLHEAAAGTVDVQQEGLSYLMLANLARFNFVLGTMQGVDRARRVVHVGAVAGPTGEPLLPDREIPYDTLVIAVGSTSNFFGTPGAREHAITLDTPESAEQFRLTMLQAMVKVDQAKASDPQARLHIVIVGGGATGVELAAELQEASRLVAAYGLTHFDPRQDLAIRIVEGAPRILAALPEKLSRAAQRRLEKLGIAIESGCLVSQVTADSVIAKDGRVFPANLCMWAAGIKGPDVLGALDLPRNRAGQLEVDARLRTEDPNILAFGDCAAAPRADGRVVPARAQAAHQEAAYLRRRLAARIEGRPEPEGDFVYKDRGSLVALGRERGVGSLMGALLGRGFFVSGTIARWMYASLHLLHHRTVLGFSRTVSLALARLLTRRTHPRVKLH; this is encoded by the coding sequence ATGGCGCCGCACCGTGTCGTCATCGTGGGCGGCGGCGCGGGCGGGCTCGAACTGGCCACCACGCTGGGCCGCAAGCATGGCCGGCAGCACGTCACGCTGATCGACAGCCATATGCTCCATATCTGGAAGCCGACGCTGCACGAGGCCGCCGCCGGGACGGTGGACGTGCAGCAGGAAGGGCTGTCCTACCTGATGCTGGCGAACCTGGCGCGCTTCAACTTCGTGCTGGGCACCATGCAGGGCGTGGATCGCGCGCGGCGGGTGGTCCATGTGGGCGCCGTCGCGGGGCCCACGGGCGAGCCGCTATTGCCGGACCGCGAGATTCCCTACGACACGCTGGTCATCGCCGTGGGCAGCACCTCGAACTTCTTCGGCACGCCGGGGGCCCGTGAACATGCGATCACCCTGGATACGCCAGAGTCGGCGGAGCAATTCCGGCTGACCATGCTGCAAGCCATGGTCAAGGTCGACCAGGCCAAGGCCAGCGACCCGCAGGCCCGGCTGCACATCGTCATCGTGGGCGGCGGCGCCACCGGCGTGGAGCTGGCCGCGGAACTGCAGGAGGCCAGCCGCCTTGTTGCGGCGTACGGTCTGACCCATTTCGATCCACGGCAGGACCTGGCGATCCGCATCGTCGAGGGCGCGCCGCGCATCCTGGCCGCCTTGCCGGAGAAGCTCTCGCGCGCGGCCCAGCGGCGCCTGGAAAAGCTCGGCATCGCCATCGAGAGCGGCTGCCTGGTCTCCCAGGTGACGGCCGACAGCGTGATCGCCAAGGACGGCCGCGTCTTCCCCGCCAACCTCTGCATGTGGGCGGCGGGCATCAAGGGCCCGGACGTGCTGGGCGCGCTGGACCTGCCCCGCAATCGCGCGGGGCAACTGGAAGTGGATGCCCGCCTGCGGACGGAGGACCCCAATATTCTGGCGTTCGGCGATTGCGCCGCGGCGCCGCGGGCCGATGGCAGGGTGGTGCCGGCGCGCGCCCAGGCCGCCCACCAGGAGGCCGCCTACCTGCGCCGGCGCCTGGCCGCGCGGATCGAAGGCCGTCCGGAACCGGAGGGCGATTTCGTCTACAAGGACCGGGGCTCGCTCGTTGCCCTGGGCCGCGAGCGCGGCGTGGGCAGCCTGATGGGCGCCTTGCTGGGGCGGGGCTTCTTTGTCAGCGGCACGATCGCGCGCTGGATGTATGCCAGCCTGCACCTGCTGCATCACCGCACCGTCCTGGGGTTTTCCCGTACGGTCTCCCTGGCGCTGGCGCGGCTGCTGACCCGCCGCACACATCCCCGCGTCAAGCTGCATTGA
- a CDS encoding ion channel, producing the protein METQEAAHEDLFVMMKGGGPCTWLLLLLIGLILLFPFLEDGIFGRTLLGILFSAVLLTGAFASRPTSSGMVLRLGLALCGIVSQWAALLTKNIALLGIAGVFYAVSLAVAIVGVLRYVLRRGPITADKLHGALAGYIMLAFSWAFVYALMENASAGSFGPGQLDFTQPGTFFKLMYFSLTTLTTTGYGDFIPLTNHARSVVMIQEFIGVFYVGVLIARLAGLYPAVSTK; encoded by the coding sequence ATGGAAACCCAGGAAGCTGCCCACGAAGATCTTTTCGTGATGATGAAGGGAGGCGGGCCCTGCACTTGGCTGCTGCTCCTACTGATCGGCCTGATCCTGCTGTTTCCCTTTTTGGAAGACGGCATATTCGGCCGGACCTTGCTCGGCATCCTGTTTTCAGCGGTGCTGCTCACGGGCGCTTTCGCCTCCAGGCCCACCAGTTCGGGGATGGTCCTGAGGCTGGGACTGGCACTGTGCGGCATCGTTTCCCAGTGGGCGGCGTTATTGACGAAAAATATCGCGCTCCTGGGAATCGCCGGTGTTTTTTATGCCGTGTCCCTGGCCGTCGCCATCGTCGGGGTGCTCCGCTATGTGCTCCGGCGCGGACCGATCACGGCCGACAAGCTGCACGGCGCGCTGGCGGGGTACATCATGCTGGCCTTTTCCTGGGCCTTCGTCTATGCCCTCATGGAAAATGCCAGCGCCGGATCGTTCGGGCCCGGGCAATTGGATTTCACCCAACCCGGCACGTTCTTCAAATTGATGTACTTCAGTCTCACGACGCTGACGACCACCGGTTACGGTGACTTCATCCCTTTGACCAACCACGCCCGCTCGGTCGTCATGATCCAGGAATTCATAGGCGTTTTCTACGTGGGGGTGCTGATCGCGCGGCTCGCCGGCCTGTATCCCGCGGTTTCCACCAAGTGA
- a CDS encoding PEGA domain-containing protein: MTRAFLAFLTITLVGLLAASVANQAFQTLPSQAKAGNDRSAVILTDAEKKLIEVRESTSKWLLALAAGLLPGLVISKTSRDELAMQQQLIPMIAGALLVISIYGFFLSQQAIEFVLSRGPQYHLYSGVSRFPILLQFWTLVLALFLLMIHLFHLARKRGTLPMAALVVLALTDPKADAAMLAPTVAKPCIEAWASNRELPLDPTELGLALSVVTGIAARTNASPANACEFVSSTLDQARYIAVARTGGPDARPEFAELLNAIDKDLRATGISPGAILSKLLSIAAVWEAPSGLLRIEGKPNGATVLLNMQEVGFTNLDLRLAPGKYTVEVLVDGAVVFRQTNVSIEEEKVWKATFGR, from the coding sequence ATGACACGCGCCTTTCTTGCTTTCCTCACTATTACGCTGGTCGGTCTACTGGCCGCCTCGGTCGCGAACCAGGCCTTCCAGACGTTACCGTCGCAGGCTAAAGCAGGGAATGATCGCTCCGCAGTGATACTGACAGATGCCGAGAAAAAACTCATCGAAGTACGGGAGTCCACCTCAAAGTGGCTTCTGGCCTTAGCGGCAGGACTACTCCCCGGCCTCGTGATTTCGAAGACCTCCAGGGATGAGCTGGCGATGCAGCAACAGCTTATCCCCATGATTGCCGGTGCATTGCTCGTTATATCGATCTACGGCTTCTTCTTGTCGCAACAAGCCATAGAGTTCGTCCTGTCGCGCGGCCCACAGTACCACCTATATAGCGGCGTATCTCGTTTCCCAATACTCCTGCAGTTTTGGACGCTTGTACTGGCGTTATTCCTTTTGATGATCCATCTATTCCATTTGGCACGCAAGAGAGGAACACTGCCGATGGCCGCGCTCGTGGTGTTGGCCTTGACGGACCCAAAGGCCGATGCCGCCATGCTGGCCCCGACAGTCGCCAAACCATGCATCGAAGCGTGGGCCAGCAACCGAGAGCTACCGCTAGACCCCACAGAGTTGGGGCTGGCCTTAAGCGTCGTGACAGGCATCGCGGCGCGGACGAATGCATCTCCCGCCAACGCCTGCGAATTCGTGTCGTCAACCTTGGACCAGGCACGCTACATCGCGGTAGCCCGGACCGGCGGGCCGGATGCCCGACCTGAGTTCGCGGAGCTGTTGAACGCAATTGACAAAGACTTGCGCGCGACGGGGATTTCCCCCGGCGCAATATTGAGCAAGCTCCTGTCGATAGCGGCCGTTTGGGAAGCGCCCTCAGGCCTTCTGCGCATAGAAGGAAAGCCTAACGGAGCCACCGTTCTGCTCAATATGCAGGAGGTCGGGTTCACGAACCTCGACCTGCGGCTAGCCCCGGGCAAGTACACCGTGGAAGTGCTCGTGGATGGAGCGGTCGTGTTTCGCCAAACGAATGTCTCGATCGAAGAGGAGAAGGTATGGAAAGCCACGTTTGGCAGGTAA
- a CDS encoding multidrug efflux RND transporter permease subunit, translating to MPQFFIDRPIFAWVVALFILLAGILAIPNMPVSQYPNVAPPAIEITATYPGASAKEVADSVTSLIEDQLNGAKGLLYYESVSDSNGQSTITATFAPGRDPDLAQVDVQNRVANVTAQLPAAVAQQGVQFQQTSTGFLMIVTVSSTDGSMDQTALADYVTRNVKNPVSRVPGVGQFQLFAAPRAMRIWVDPQKLVGYNLSMNDVNQAIAQQNVLISGGNMGGPPNPASQRTTATVIANGQLSTVEGFGNLVLRANTDGSVVRVRDVARVEIGADNYFFGARLNGKPTAAFAIILSPDANALSTAKGVRQQMEQLSKYFPANISYAIPYDTAPYVETSITDVVKTLLEAMVLVFLVMFLFLQNVRYTIIPALVVPVAMMGAFAVMLALGFSINVLTMFAMVLAIGILVDDAIVVVENVERIMATEGLSPKEATSRAMPQITGAITGITLVLVSVFLPLAFMGGSVGVIYRQFAVAMAVSIFFSAFLALSFTPALCSTILKPVPKDRHEEKRGFFGWFNRRFDRGTHAYQNWVSRILHKGGRMMLIYLALVLLLGWLYWRMPSSFLPEEDQGYVISNIELPSGSSANRAVDVLQQVEKYFMAQPQVENIIAVQGFSFNGNGLNAAIAFTTLKDFDQRKSRADSAEAVSFRALNNLLMGIHDAMVFTVVPPAISTLGNATGFDFRLQDRAGAGTDALAAATGQLMGMAMKSPVLSQVRISGLGPSAQLTLTIDRQKAAALGVNFDEAASLISTAVGSALINKFPNFGRMQNVWVQADAPYRMQVEDILALNARNTNGGMVPLSSFVSAKWGQGPVQIVRFNSYESIRISGDAGPGYTSGQAMLEMEHLMTQLPPGFGYEWNGLSYQEQQAGSQAPILMGLSLLVVFLVLAALYESWAIPLSVMLVVPLGMLGAVGLVGLLGMSNDVYFQVGMVTVIGLAAKNAILIVEFAKDQYARGYGLYESAVEAARLRFRPILMTSLAFILGVIPLAIASGAGAASQRAVGLGVLGGMLAATPFAVIFVPTFFVVVLGLFKTKPRLLGAEARRFEEEQAAKRAQEGRPPSPATQGEGE from the coding sequence ATGCCGCAATTTTTTATCGACAGACCGATTTTTGCCTGGGTTGTTGCGCTGTTCATCCTGCTCGCGGGGATACTGGCGATCCCCAACATGCCGGTCTCGCAATATCCGAACGTGGCGCCGCCGGCCATTGAGATCACGGCCACCTATCCGGGCGCCTCGGCCAAGGAAGTCGCCGACTCGGTCACCAGCCTGATCGAAGACCAGCTCAATGGCGCCAAGGGCCTGCTGTACTACGAATCCGTCAGCGATTCCAACGGCCAATCGACCATCACCGCCACCTTCGCGCCGGGACGCGACCCCGACCTGGCCCAGGTCGATGTGCAGAACCGCGTCGCCAACGTGACGGCGCAGCTGCCCGCCGCGGTGGCGCAGCAGGGCGTGCAATTCCAGCAGACCAGTACCGGCTTCCTGATGATCGTCACGGTGTCGTCCACCGACGGCTCCATGGACCAGACCGCGCTGGCCGACTACGTGACGCGCAACGTCAAGAACCCCGTTTCGCGCGTGCCGGGCGTGGGCCAGTTCCAGCTGTTCGCCGCGCCCCGGGCCATGCGCATCTGGGTCGATCCGCAGAAGCTGGTTGGCTACAACCTGAGCATGAACGATGTCAACCAGGCCATCGCGCAGCAGAACGTGCTGATCTCCGGCGGCAACATGGGCGGTCCGCCGAATCCGGCGAGCCAGCGCACCACCGCCACCGTGATCGCCAATGGCCAGCTGTCCACCGTGGAAGGCTTCGGCAACCTGGTGCTGCGCGCCAATACGGACGGCTCGGTGGTCCGCGTGCGCGACGTGGCGCGGGTCGAGATCGGCGCCGACAACTACTTCTTCGGCGCCCGCCTGAACGGCAAGCCGACGGCGGCGTTCGCCATCATCCTGTCGCCGGACGCCAACGCGCTGTCCACCGCCAAGGGCGTGCGCCAGCAGATGGAGCAGCTGTCCAAGTACTTCCCGGCCAACATCAGCTACGCCATTCCCTACGACACCGCGCCCTATGTGGAGACCTCGATCACCGACGTGGTCAAGACGCTGCTGGAAGCGATGGTGCTGGTGTTCCTGGTGATGTTCCTGTTCCTGCAGAACGTGCGCTACACCATCATCCCGGCGCTGGTGGTGCCGGTGGCCATGATGGGCGCCTTCGCCGTGATGCTGGCGCTGGGATTTTCCATCAACGTGCTGACCATGTTCGCCATGGTGCTGGCGATCGGCATCCTGGTCGACGATGCCATCGTGGTGGTGGAAAACGTCGAGCGCATCATGGCGACGGAAGGCCTGTCGCCCAAGGAGGCCACCTCGCGCGCGATGCCGCAGATCACCGGCGCCATCACCGGCATTACGCTGGTGCTGGTCAGCGTCTTCCTGCCGCTGGCCTTCATGGGCGGGTCGGTGGGCGTGATCTATCGGCAGTTCGCCGTCGCCATGGCCGTGTCGATTTTCTTTTCGGCTTTCCTGGCGCTGAGCTTCACGCCGGCGCTGTGCTCGACCATCCTCAAGCCGGTGCCCAAGGACCGGCATGAGGAAAAGCGGGGCTTTTTCGGCTGGTTCAACCGCCGCTTCGATCGCGGTACGCACGCCTACCAGAACTGGGTGTCGCGCATCCTGCACAAGGGCGGCCGCATGATGCTGATCTACCTGGCGCTGGTGTTGCTGCTGGGCTGGCTGTACTGGCGCATGCCGTCGTCCTTCCTGCCCGAGGAAGACCAGGGCTATGTGATCAGCAACATCGAACTGCCCTCCGGCTCCAGCGCGAACCGCGCGGTGGACGTGCTGCAGCAGGTGGAAAAGTACTTCATGGCGCAGCCGCAGGTGGAGAACATCATCGCGGTGCAGGGCTTCAGCTTCAACGGCAATGGCCTGAACGCGGCCATCGCCTTCACCACGCTGAAGGACTTCGACCAGCGCAAGTCGCGCGCGGACTCGGCCGAGGCGGTGTCCTTCCGTGCCTTGAACAATCTGTTGATGGGGATCCACGACGCCATGGTGTTCACCGTGGTGCCGCCGGCCATCTCCACGCTGGGCAACGCCACGGGCTTCGACTTCCGCCTGCAGGACCGCGCCGGCGCCGGAACGGACGCGCTGGCCGCGGCGACGGGGCAATTGATGGGCATGGCGATGAAGAGCCCCGTGCTGTCGCAGGTGCGGATCTCGGGACTGGGGCCCAGCGCGCAGCTGACCCTGACCATAGACCGGCAGAAGGCCGCCGCGCTGGGGGTCAACTTCGACGAGGCGGCGTCGCTCATCTCCACCGCGGTGGGCAGCGCCCTGATCAACAAGTTCCCGAATTTCGGCCGCATGCAGAACGTGTGGGTGCAGGCCGACGCGCCTTACCGCATGCAGGTGGAGGACATCCTGGCATTGAACGCGCGCAACACCAATGGCGGCATGGTGCCTTTGTCCAGCTTCGTCTCGGCCAAGTGGGGCCAGGGGCCGGTGCAGATCGTGCGCTTCAACAGCTATGAGTCCATCCGTATTTCCGGCGACGCCGGACCGGGCTACACCAGCGGCCAGGCCATGCTCGAAATGGAGCACCTGATGACGCAGTTGCCGCCGGGCTTCGGCTATGAGTGGAACGGCCTGTCGTACCAGGAGCAGCAGGCCGGCAGCCAGGCGCCCATCCTGATGGGCCTGTCCCTGCTGGTGGTGTTCCTGGTGCTGGCGGCCCTGTATGAAAGCTGGGCCATCCCCCTGTCCGTGATGCTGGTGGTGCCGCTGGGCATGCTGGGCGCCGTGGGCCTGGTGGGCCTGCTGGGCATGTCCAACGACGTGTACTTCCAGGTGGGCATGGTGACCGTGATCGGCCTGGCCGCCAAGAACGCCATCCTGATCGTGGAGTTCGCCAAGGACCAGTACGCCCGGGGCTACGGGCTGTACGAGTCCGCGGTCGAGGCCGCGCGCCTGCGGTTCCGGCCCATCCTGATGACCTCGCTGGCATTCATCCTGGGCGTGATCCCGCTGGCCATCGCCAGCGGCGCGGGAGCCGCGAGCCAGCGCGCGGTCGGCCTTGGGGTGCTGGGCGGGATGCTGGCGGCCACGCCCTTCGCCGTGATTTTCGTGCCCACCTTCTTCGTCGTCGTGCTGGGCCTGTTCAAGACCAAACCGCGGCTGCTGGGCGCGGAGGCGCGCCGCTTCGAAGAGGAGCAGGCCGCCAAGCGGGCACAGGAAGGCAGGCCGCCCAGCCCCGCCACCCAAGGGGAGGGCGAATGA
- a CDS encoding DUF4019 domain-containing protein — MHRDMLGIRLILAIAIWATALAPALATDLDDAQNAASQIREAVRQQQYNKLWEQLTSEYFKSITTKSYFVDSLKAGYAAVGAPVSVKNMSHTFMTTMPGLGFKGKFYYFDYYVKYAKAAFFERVVVMEDPDGEYRLAGLWATAAP; from the coding sequence ATGCATCGCGACATGTTGGGCATCCGACTAATTCTTGCCATCGCAATCTGGGCGACCGCCCTGGCTCCTGCACTGGCAACCGACCTTGATGACGCACAGAACGCCGCATCGCAAATCAGAGAAGCGGTGCGACAGCAACAATACAACAAGCTGTGGGAACAACTCACCAGCGAGTACTTCAAAAGCATCACAACAAAGTCGTACTTCGTTGATAGCCTAAAGGCGGGATATGCCGCGGTTGGCGCCCCCGTGTCGGTCAAGAACATGTCGCACACGTTCATGACCACAATGCCTGGCTTGGGGTTCAAGGGAAAGTTTTACTACTTCGATTACTACGTCAAGTATGCGAAGGCGGCGTTCTTCGAACGCGTGGTCGTTATGGAAGACCCCGATGGCGAGTACCGCCTCGCCGGTCTCTGGGCTACCGCGGCTCCGTGA
- a CDS encoding KGG domain-containing protein: MTEERKTTRKPRGFAAMDPELLRGIAAQGGRAAHAMGKAHRFDSQEAKQAAAKRHASSKSVKPEPVMEHAGEEAGARTTAQAEDKS; encoded by the coding sequence ATGACCGAGGAACGCAAGACAACCCGCAAGCCCAGGGGCTTTGCCGCCATGGATCCCGAACTGCTGCGTGGGATCGCGGCACAGGGCGGCCGCGCCGCCCACGCCATGGGAAAGGCGCATCGATTCGACTCGCAGGAAGCCAAGCAGGCCGCGGCGAAACGCCACGCCAGCAGCAAATCCGTGAAACCGGAACCGGTGATGGAGCACGCCGGCGAGGAAGCTGGGGCCCGCACGACGGCCCAGGCGGAAGACAAATCCTGA
- a CDS encoding cold-shock protein, with the protein METGIVKWFNAEKGFGFIMPEGGGKDLFAHFSEIQGGGFKSLEENQRVSYVAGMGAKGPQATKITPL; encoded by the coding sequence ATGGAAACCGGTATCGTAAAGTGGTTCAACGCTGAAAAAGGCTTCGGCTTCATCATGCCCGAGGGCGGCGGCAAAGATCTGTTCGCCCATTTTTCTGAGATCCAGGGCGGCGGATTCAAGTCCCTGGAGGAAAACCAGCGTGTGAGCTATGTGGCTGGTATGGGTGCCAAAGGCCCACAAGCCACGAAGATCACGCCGCTGTAA
- the adhP gene encoding alcohol dehydrogenase AdhP has protein sequence MPQTMKAAVVREFGKPLVIEEVPVPTPGPGQILVKIAATGVCHTDLHAADGDWPVKPKPPFIPGHEGVGHVVGVGAGVKYVKEGDRVGVPWLYTACGHCRHCLGGWETLCAEQQNTGYSVNGSFAEYVLADPNYVGHLPDNVSFVDIAPILCAGVTVYKGLKVTDTKPDDWVAISGIGGLGHLAVQYAKAMGLNVLAVDIDDAKLELARQLGAALAVNARKQDPVAYVRKEIGGAQGVLVTAVSPKAFEQGMGMVARGGTVSLNGLPPGDFPLSIFDTVLNGVTVRGSIVGTRLDLQEALNFAGEGKVKATIATEKLENINGIFARMHHGDIQGRIVIDFEK, from the coding sequence ATGCCACAAACCATGAAGGCCGCGGTCGTCCGCGAATTCGGCAAGCCGCTGGTTATCGAAGAAGTCCCCGTGCCCACGCCCGGCCCGGGCCAGATCCTGGTCAAGATCGCCGCCACCGGCGTCTGCCATACCGACCTGCATGCCGCCGATGGCGACTGGCCGGTCAAACCGAAGCCGCCCTTCATTCCCGGCCACGAAGGCGTTGGCCATGTCGTCGGCGTGGGCGCCGGCGTCAAGTACGTGAAAGAAGGCGACCGCGTGGGCGTGCCCTGGCTGTACACCGCCTGCGGCCACTGCCGGCACTGCCTGGGGGGATGGGAAACCCTGTGCGCCGAGCAGCAGAACACCGGCTATTCCGTGAACGGCAGCTTCGCCGAGTACGTACTGGCCGACCCGAACTACGTCGGCCATCTGCCCGACAACGTTTCCTTCGTCGATATCGCGCCCATCCTTTGCGCGGGCGTGACGGTCTATAAGGGCTTGAAAGTCACCGACACCAAGCCGGACGACTGGGTGGCGATATCCGGCATCGGCGGTCTGGGGCATCTGGCCGTGCAGTATGCCAAGGCCATGGGTTTGAACGTCCTGGCGGTGGATATCGACGACGCCAAGCTCGAGCTCGCCCGGCAGCTCGGCGCCGCGCTGGCCGTCAATGCCCGCAAACAGGATCCCGTCGCCTACGTCAGGAAGGAAATCGGCGGCGCGCAGGGCGTGCTGGTGACGGCGGTGTCGCCCAAGGCTTTCGAACAAGGCATGGGCATGGTGGCGCGCGGCGGTACCGTGTCGCTGAACGGCCTGCCGCCGGGGGATTTTCCGTTGTCGATCTTCGATACCGTGCTCAACGGTGTCACCGTGCGCGGCTCTATCGTAGGCACGCGGCTGGACCTGCAGGAGGCGCTGAACTTCGCGGGCGAAGGCAAAGTGAAAGCAACGATCGCCACGGAAAAGCTGGAGAACATCAACGGGATTTTTGCGCGCATGCACCACGGGGACATCCAGGGCCGCATCGTGATCGATTTCGAGAAATAG
- a CDS encoding efflux transporter outer membrane subunit, producing MMRTPSIMRSTALATALAAALGGCTLAPKYERPAAPVQADWPDQPKLTYGGYDKATTAGMQPASALSPASDVAAADIGWRDFFHDPRLQALIALALQNNRDLRVAVQRVEEARAQWGVQRGQLFPSIGAGVQGTRQHLPRSLRPGGPDSTSISSQYQAGLGLTTFEIDVFGRLRSLSEAAYQQYLSTEQARRSVQISLVGEVAQAYLNLRAADVQLDLTRKTLESRQASYDLVKRRFDGGVASELDLNQAKSLLDAASANLAELARAQAQAVNALVLLTGAPLPPDLPAPAPFDNAQVLAAIPAGLPSALLERRPDILSAENNLRSANANIGAARAAFFPTISLTGLLGSASSSLDDLFKGGHGFWSFSPSITTPIFSGGAIRSNLALAEARNNIAVAQYEQAIQQAFQEVSDALAGVATYGTEVESLRALEASSARTVELSTMRYNGGIDSYLQVQNAQVTYYNAQLQLVQAGLGALLNRVQLYKALGGGWEETTRKPEQTAEAGNGRAARPQP from the coding sequence ATGATGCGTACGCCATCCATCATGCGATCCACCGCGCTGGCCACGGCGCTGGCCGCCGCGCTCGGCGGCTGCACGCTGGCGCCGAAGTACGAGCGGCCCGCCGCGCCTGTCCAGGCGGACTGGCCGGACCAGCCCAAGCTGACCTACGGCGGCTACGACAAGGCGACGACCGCCGGCATGCAGCCGGCGTCCGCCCTGTCGCCGGCCAGCGATGTGGCGGCGGCCGATATCGGCTGGAGGGATTTCTTCCACGATCCGCGCCTGCAGGCCTTGATCGCGCTGGCCTTGCAGAACAACCGCGACCTGCGGGTTGCCGTGCAGCGGGTGGAGGAAGCGCGCGCGCAGTGGGGCGTGCAGCGCGGCCAGCTATTCCCGAGCATCGGCGCCGGTGTCCAGGGAACGCGGCAGCACCTTCCGCGCAGCCTGCGGCCGGGCGGGCCGGACTCGACCTCGATCAGCAGCCAGTACCAGGCGGGTCTGGGCCTGACCACGTTCGAGATCGATGTGTTCGGGCGGCTGCGTAGCCTGTCGGAAGCCGCCTATCAACAGTACCTGTCCACCGAGCAGGCCCGCCGCAGCGTGCAGATATCGCTGGTGGGAGAAGTCGCCCAGGCTTACCTGAACCTGCGCGCGGCCGACGTCCAGCTGGACCTGACACGCAAGACCCTGGAGTCCCGACAGGCCTCGTACGATCTGGTCAAGCGCCGCTTCGACGGTGGCGTGGCCTCGGAACTGGACCTGAACCAGGCCAAGTCGCTCCTGGATGCGGCGTCGGCCAATCTGGCCGAGCTGGCGCGGGCGCAGGCACAGGCCGTGAACGCGCTGGTGCTGCTGACCGGCGCGCCCTTGCCGCCGGACCTGCCGGCCCCGGCCCCGTTTGACAACGCCCAGGTGCTGGCCGCCATTCCGGCGGGCCTGCCATCGGCGCTGCTGGAACGCCGTCCCGATATCCTGTCGGCGGAGAACAATCTGCGTTCGGCCAACGCCAACATCGGCGCGGCCCGCGCGGCCTTCTTCCCGACCATATCGCTGACGGGCCTGCTGGGCTCGGCCAGCTCGTCGCTGGACGACCTGTTCAAGGGCGGCCACGGATTCTGGAGTTTCTCGCCGTCCATCACGACGCCCATTTTCTCGGGCGGCGCCATCCGTTCCAACCTGGCCCTGGCCGAGGCGCGCAACAACATCGCGGTGGCGCAATACGAGCAAGCCATCCAGCAGGCCTTCCAGGAAGTCTCCGACGCGCTGGCCGGCGTGGCCACCTACGGCACGGAAGTGGAGTCGCTGCGCGCGCTGGAAGCCTCGTCCGCCCGCACGGTGGAGCTGTCGACCATGCGTTACAACGGCGGCATCGACAGCTATCTGCAGGTCCAGAACGCGCAGGTTACCTACTACAACGCGCAGTTGCAGCTGGTGCAGGCCGGCCTGGGCGCGCTGCTCAACCGTGTCCAGCTGTACAAGGCGCTGGGCGGCGGCTGGGAGGAAACCACCCGGAAACCCGAGCAGACCGCGGAAGCCGGCAACGGCCGGGCTGCGCGGCCCCAGCCCTGA
- a CDS encoding glycosyltransferase family 9 protein has product MIEGHSVNQGGSIALILSARLGDTLFLMNVANNLRRAGRDVVIYGTHGHDLAGWFPGFDIRPLPSESEIGVLEKYAAIVQMDQDKPIAGLGQRYPQYAAIKSWPGVEDASSRKRHPRGHGGRHGEFHHGHIRYNGVMIRFRYYTQARFGLTEWVPDTGLRPPGHLRARVHARRIVIHPTSSEQARCWKPSQYVALATELRARGFEPTFVLAPNERPAWRALLAPHGLPILEAPDLARTAAAIYESGWFIGTDSGIGHLASACGVPTVTIVDRPRNMNSWRPMWAPGLIVRPWWLPLRQLRRKYWREATTVGRVLRTFDKLRQRVGGARHDKAPPARRP; this is encoded by the coding sequence TTGATAGAAGGTCATTCGGTAAATCAGGGCGGATCCATCGCGCTGATCCTGTCAGCCCGCCTGGGCGACACCTTGTTCTTGATGAACGTCGCCAACAATCTGCGGCGTGCCGGGCGCGATGTGGTCATCTATGGCACGCACGGCCATGATCTGGCGGGCTGGTTTCCCGGGTTCGATATACGGCCGCTGCCATCGGAAAGCGAGATCGGCGTGCTGGAGAAGTACGCCGCCATCGTTCAGATGGACCAGGACAAGCCCATCGCCGGCCTGGGCCAGCGCTACCCGCAGTACGCGGCCATCAAGTCCTGGCCGGGCGTGGAAGACGCCAGTTCGCGCAAACGCCATCCGCGCGGCCATGGTGGCAGGCACGGCGAGTTCCATCACGGCCACATCCGCTACAACGGCGTGATGATCCGCTTCCGCTATTACACGCAGGCCCGGTTCGGCCTGACGGAGTGGGTGCCGGACACCGGCCTGCGCCCCCCGGGCCACCTGCGGGCGCGCGTGCATGCGCGCCGCATCGTCATCCACCCCACGTCCAGCGAGCAAGCGCGCTGCTGGAAGCCGAGCCAGTACGTCGCCCTGGCGACCGAGCTGCGCGCGCGGGGCTTCGAGCCCACGTTCGTACTGGCGCCGAACGAGCGGCCGGCATGGCGCGCCCTGCTGGCGCCGCATGGCCTGCCCATACTCGAGGCGCCCGACCTGGCGCGGACCGCGGCCGCGATCTATGAATCCGGCTGGTTCATCGGCACGGATTCCGGCATCGGGCATCTCGCATCGGCCTGTGGCGTGCCCACGGTGACCATCGTGGACCGGCCCCGCAACATGAATAGCTGGCGGCCGATGTGGGCGCCGGGACTGATCGTGCGCCCATGGTGGCTGCCCTTGCGGCAGCTGCGCCGCAAGTACTGGCGTGAAGCGACCACCGTGGGCCGGGTACTGCGCACGTTCGACAAACTCAGGCAGCGGGTGGGCGGTGCCCGGCACGACAAGGCCCCGCCTGCCCGGCGTCCCTAG